Proteins from one Malassezia vespertilionis chromosome 2, complete sequence genomic window:
- a CDS encoding uncharacterized protein (COG:S; EggNog:ENOG503Q4SI), whose protein sequence is MHVPAAFYRGGTSRGLFFRAADLAPFQPSVRDQIICTAMGSPDPDRRQIDGLGGGVSSLSKTAVLSAPGVGLYNRVLAELGSAWGLPGKPFVDDQAMASDPKTGWDVVYRFGQVPIAQGTTVDWSSTCGNLLSAVALYAVQMRIMRQENIAQRAAELGAEHTFRLPIRIMMASPGTRALVYVPMIRRDTRHGAVWMLSEVDDTAIAGVPGKAPGITVEMALEASPLPTGNVRDTVDVDGRTIPVTVIDAGLPTVFVHAADLGASSAQMAGPAAALDTDRALHARIESVRQQAARLTPALAAGLCLSAPKVCLVHPRAPYTTSGGVAIAAEDMDVLVRAVSVGDAHRSIPATALSAFAVGAALADSVVAQAMAQGGAVCAPPAANLRSIKIGQPAGTSTAIAKLGAQGPEAIVYGRTARRIMHGTVDVPRSVAPRWDPMYSDVFERLKHRAT, encoded by the exons ATGCACGTACCGGCGGCGTTTTACCGCGgcggcacgtcgcgcggcctctttttccgcgccgcagatCTTGCGCCGTTCCAGCCAAGCGTGCGGGACCAGATTATATGTACCGCGA TGGGTTCTCCCGATCCTGACCGCCGTCAGATTGACGGGCTCGGCGGTGGTGTTTCGTCCTTGTCCAAGACCGCAGTCCTCTCTGCGCCAGGAGTAGGCCTGTACAACAGGGTGCTTGCAGAACTTGGATCCGCATGGGGTCTTCCTGGCAAGCCGTTTGTAGACGACCAGGCCATGGCGAGCGATCCAAAAACGGGGTGGGATGTGGTGTACCGCTTTGGGCAAGTGCCCATCGCACAAGGCACCACGGTTGATTGGTCCAGTACGTGTGGAAATCTGCTTTCGGCTGTTGCACTGTATGCCGTCCAGATGCGCATCATGCGCCAGGAAAatattgcgcagcgcgcagcggagcttggcgcagaGCACACGTTCCGTCTCCCGATCCGGATCATGATGGCGAGCCCGGgcacgcgtgcgctcgtGTATGTACCCATGATCCGGCGCGATACACGCCATGGGGCGGTCTGGATGCTGTCCGAGGTCGACGATACCGCCATTGCGGGAGTCCCCGGCAAGGCGCCTGGGATCACGGTCGAGATGGCACTCGAGGCGTCTCCATTGCCCACGGGAAATGTCCGCGATACTGTAGACGTAGATGGGCGGACGATTCCCGTGACTGTCATCGACGCGGGTCTTCCTACCGTATttgtgcacgctgctgATCTTGGCGCGTCCAGTGCACAAATGGCAGGGCCCGCTGCGGCACTCGACACCGATCGTGCGCTCCACGCGCGGATCGAGTCGGTGCGCCAGCAAGCTGCACGTCTTACGCCAGCGCTCGCAGCAGGCCTGTGTTTGTCGGCGCCAAAGGTGTGTCTCGTGCATCCGCGTGCGCCGTACACAACGTCGGGGGGAGTCGCGATTGCTGCAGAGGATATGGacgtgcttgtgcgcgccgtctCGGTGGGCGATGCACACCGCTCCATTCCCGCCACGGCGCTTTCGGCGTTTGCCGTCGGTGCTGCCCTCGCCGACTCGGTCGTGGCGCAGGCAATGGCACAGGGCGGCGCAgtttgtgcgccgcccgcggcgaacctgcgcagcatcaAAATCGGTCAGCCGGCTGGCACATCTACTGCcatcgccaagctcggTGCACAGGGACCGGAGGCGATTGTGTACgggcgcacggcgcgtaGGATCATGCACGGCACAGTAGATGTGCCGCGATCGGTGGCTCCGCGCTGGGATCCTATGTACAGTGATGTATTTGAGCGGCTCAAGCACCGCGCTACGTAG
- a CDS encoding uncharacterized protein (EggNog:ENOG503PKZG), with amino-acid sequence MSHPARHATQNKDHDIHHPRDTSELTESIWTSASPSTVGSVDMDSHARSPSPASPSASSATQSFSSSPERMPVLASTPALPSKPSSAGLPYSARRSAHAPLIGKRGVHTMSPAAPLLDTHRVTSMRYDEDVQDEGLSRVGSTSDLTLDELGHEQAGGRNSMRGRVDSMTSLSNFIGMSEQDMRRSVSTQSFNDGALHGTHRHRNSSREHLLGVLGRGGTSRDALMMRSAVNDTARGTTTGKGGQRVATTIANMLHSAQSMDRHTKPIVSKFAGYQQQFDPAANTQDKVQSALHTDRVTGRIVAVDVRPVSIYNADFVERIKARTANKEGHSGEDAFQDPPQYRYLLDYALSGPPISKEALGSAELSPRLEASLPLDDHAEELNETTVHARGAHRRDKRRAKQSKMLVPDSVATLGPNMIPFHFIHALTSTAENPLALDDAEGPAVASLLPGVPEKMDASSSSEGGAGHVHYIDNQSMRAIAYTAQAITVQRSHTVTRRFADPFREAMTRVATASGYLTKLRTQAQAFDTPQQSQERTVPRSHFSIGAQRTGERVEPRRSSTALAALGSLAASSQAPGR; translated from the exons ATGAGCC ATCCGGCGAGGCACGCTACGCAAAACAAGGACCATGACATACATCATCCAAGAGATACGTCGGAGCTGACCGAGAGTATCTGGACCAGTGCGAGTCCCTCGACCGTTGGGTCTGTGGATATGGATTcgcatgcgcgcagccCCTCGCCGGCGTCTCCATCTGCATCTTCCGCCACGCAATCTTTTTCAAGCTCGCCCGAGCGTATGCCGGTGCTTGCCTCGACACCCGCCCTGCCGTCCAAACCGAGCTCTGCGGGCCTGCCCTactctgcgcgccgctcggctCACGCGCCGCTTATTGGCAAAAGGGGCGTGCATACCATGTCccctgcagcgccgctgcttgatACACACCGTGTTACGAGCATGCGCTACGACGAAGATGTACAGGACGAGGGGTTGAGTCGCGTGGGTAGCACTTCGGATCTTACACTGGATGAGCTCGGGCACGAGCAAGCGGGGGGACGCAACTCTATGAGAGGACGTGTAGACTCCATGACAAGCCTGAGCAACTTTATTGGAATGTCGGAACAGGATATGCGGCGCTCGGTTAGCACGCAGTCGTTCAACGacggcgctttgcacggCACACATAGGCACCGGAACAGCTCGCGGGAGCACCTCTTGGGTGTacttggccgcggcggcaccTCGCGTGATGCGCTAATGATGCGTAGTGCAGTAAACGATACGGCACGCGGCACCACCACCGGAAAGGGGGggcagcgcgtcgccaCGACCATTGCGAAtatgctgcacagcgcgcagtCGATGGACAGGCATACAAAACCGATCGTGTCCAAGTTTGCAGGCTACCAGCAGCAGTTTGACCCCGCCGCAAACACGCAGGATAAAGTACagtcggcgctgcacacggaCCGAGTCACGGGCAGGATCGTCGCGGTGGATGTGCGCCCCGTCTCCATCTACAACGCTGACTTTGTAGAGCGCatcaaggcgcgcacggcgaatAAAGAGGGCCACTCAGGAGAAGACGCTTTTCAAGATCCGCCGCAGTACCGCTACCTGTTGGACTATGCGCTCAGTGGCCCGCCAATCAGCAAGGAAGCGCTCGGCAGCGCAGAACTCTCGCCGCGTCTCGAGGCAAGTCTCCCGTTGGACGACCACGCCGAGGAGTTGAACGAGACGACggtgcacgcgcgcggcgcgcatcggcgcgacaagcggcgcgccaaacagAGCAAAATGCTGGTTCCCGACTCTGTCGCCACCCTCGGTCCCAACATGATCCCTTTTCACTTTATCCACGCGCTCACAAGCACTGCAGAGAATCcactcgcgctcgacgatgcggaaGGCCCAGCGGTGGCCTCGCTTCTTCCTGGCGTCCCTGAAAAGATGGacgcgagcagcagctcaGAAGGCGGCGCGGGCCATGTACACTATATCGATAACCAGTCTatgcgcgccattgcatACACCGCACAAGCCATCACGGTCCAGCGCAGCCATACAGTCACACGCCGCTTTGCCGACCCGTTCCGCGAGGCCATGACGCGCGTGGCAACAGCGTCAGGCTACTTAACCAAGCTTCGAAcgcaggcacaggcgtTCGACACGCCGCAGCAGAGCCAAGAGCGCaccgtgccgcgcagccaCTTTTCCAtcggcgcacagcgcactGGCGAGCGTGTAGagccgaggcgctccagcaccgcgctcgctgcgctcggcagccTCGCAGCGTCGAGTCAAGCGCCAGGTAGGTAG
- a CDS encoding uncharacterized protein (COG:G; EggNog:ENOG503NVGX), producing MEKKRVLIPGGAGYIGSHVVYTVLKTGKYNVAVVDNFHNSKPEAVRRVEQLVRDESGDACGDVELIEADLRDAAAINKVFADRPANDRIYAVILIGALKAVGESAEIPIEYYDVNVGGLLNLLTAMDKHDAKRLVYSSSATVYGAPETIPIPETTPMDPHSPYGRSKQINEMIIRDVCAAHPAWRAITLRYFNPAGAHPSGYIGEDPCGKPGNLLPLLAQMAVGKYREPGLKVFGNDYPTPDGTCVRDYIHILDLASGHLNAMVALDDDAKFVNAKNDGKYRAFNLGKGVGMSVLNMIDAMRKATGYEFPYEIVGRRPGDVPNLTADPALAEQELGFKAHHSLDEMCRDLWNWQSKNPNGYS from the coding sequence ATGGAGAAGAAACGCGTGCTGATTCCCGGAGGTGCGGGGTACATTGGCAGCCATGTCGTGTACACCGTGCTGAAAACGGGCAAGTATAATGTCGCAGTGGTTGACAACTTCCACAACTCCAAGCCCGAGGCCGttcgccgcgtcgagcagctcgtccgcGACGAGTCTGGCGACGCGTGTGGCGACGTCGAGCTGATTGAGGCCGacctgcgcgacgctgctgccATTAACAAGGTGTTTGCGGACCGCCCTGCGAACGACCGGATTTATGCTGTGATTCTCATCGGTGCACTTAAAGCCGTGGGCGAGTCTGCCGAGATTCCGATCGAGTACTACGACGTGAATGTCGGCGGCCTGCTGAACCTGCTGACTGCGATGGACAAGCACGACGCGAAGCGGCTTGTTTACAGCTCGTCTGCGACCGTGTACGGCGCACCAGAGACGATCCCCATCCCCGAGACGACGCCGATGGATCCCCACAGTCCGTACGGTCGCTCGAAGCAGATCAACGAAATGATCATCCGCgacgtgtgcgccgcacacccAGCATGGCGTGCTATTACGCTGCGCTATTTTAACCCTGCTGGAGCGCACCCGTCGGGGTATATTGGCGAAGACCCGTGCGGAAAGCCGGGTAATCtgctgccgctgcttgcacagATGGCCGTCGGCAAGTACAGGGAGCCGGGCCTGAAAGTGTTTGGCAACGACTACCCCACGCCGGACGGCACCTGTGTGCGCGACTATATCCACATTTTGGATCTTGCGAGCGGCCACTTGAACGCGATGGTTgcgctggacgacgacgccAAGTTTGTCAATGCAAAAAATGACGGCAAGTACCGCGCGTTTAACCTCGGCAAGGGTGTCGGCATGAGTGTGCTCAACATGATTGATGCAATGCGCAAGGCCACAGGCTACGAATTCCCCTACGAGATTGTGGGACGGCGGCCGGGCGATGTGCCGAACTTGACTGCGGACCCTGCCTTGGCCGAGCAAGAACTCGGCTTCAAGGCGCATCACAGCTTGGACGAAATGTGCCGCGACCTGTGGAACTGGCAGTCAAAGAACCCGAATGGGTACTCATAG
- the CHS3 gene encoding chitin synthase (EggNog:ENOG503NTYK; TransMembrane:6 (o245-266i278-299o556-581i1109-1132o1152-1169i1176-1200o); COG:M; CAZy:GT2_Chitin_synth) has translation MSANRPGTGGPPPPFRQDGAIPTVNVNGQRPPPSGPTLHHTPSVSFKTPAHNSEPRHTRSYEHLNDDEVIQPTTGPKLSRWGSTGNRDPESGAAFQRKRSLVRPERERLDQNSRYWFYRNHAAQYEAIHGRAPGAGPSAAGSILPSAVPNVAALQGPGQGVSGYGIAGPSLSANNARNPGLRRGKSILGRDEDKVESGIHFLRRGVSMRRTGRGNPDPAQGDAAQAAPVKEGCMENVAPGPVGVWMIYCYFLTICAQAPCLRIFGIKTPEQQRAWREKIGLIGVILLCMGFVGYITFGFTETVCGVDQRYDLAEIRGNPESSGMANLYGEAISLDKFRHIPIPNAPPGFDDVTSAKKNGSSIVYSGPFYTAFSYLNLMFPVTGGACDGLLTPTTQGGTVPRYFECGAVRPGYLKNPYNAEEKTKSTGNILAYHYPQACHSTQIQNMVSSGKAAGTEKFGVMYFKWADLEEAGRNESMTVWRSNVIDLSLLDFLLPGVTPPPFFAELRNNPKWIGRDITAEGMRTNHTVELDCLASIARVASIDVDSPGCIASKVELVLSMIFIVGAVAIKFIMAVMFAWCLSWRIGNYDNESYAQRMKRVGEIETWTDDIYRPAPAGYRPTVKKTFLPKTSRFTYHLPNPTHMPKSKMSDKKVMAVKRNGQTQMMSPPTSPTLTGGRSSASLAQSLLPSSQSGRSMLSTLGSDSAWGPCPWPLDNVVPQPPPNYQPFNFPLVHSICLVTAYSESFEGLRTTLDSLATTNYPNSHKLILIIADGIVKGAESDISTPDICLSMMKELIVPAEDVEGYSYVAIADGPKRHNMAKVYAGFYDYDDQTVERSKQQRIPVILVAKCGSLEEMDSAKPGNRGKRDSQVLLMAFLQKVLFDERMTLFEYEFFNAIWRVTGVTADMFEIILMVDADTKVFPDSLTHMVAAMVEDPEIMGLCGETKIANKSQSWVTMIQVFEYYISHHQTKGFESCFGGVTCLPGCFSAYRIKSPKGPKGFYVPILANPDVVEHYSENVVDTLHKKNLLLLGEDRYLTTLMLMIFPRRKMMFLPSAVCKTVVPETFKVLRSQRRRWINSTVHNLFELIQVRDLCGTFCFSMRFVVFMDLVGTMVLPAAIAFTFYVVISAIIIGVKNGQEQDPAQKQEFPTMPLVLLALILGLPGVLIVLTSRRFMYVMWMLIYLLSLPIWNLVLPAYAFWHMDDFSWGATRMVAGEKKGDDGHSAAVGDFNVTTISMKRWAEYERERRLGSGLASRDGADSLVRYNTPDIPGVNRFDSQSSDNSSGGNGNELALQNKSAVPHLGPQTPAEERFPRLRKDSVPLLELPAPLGADTGARPRPPAFTNPFMGGAPHPHSHPDASVQARQHLFGPTGARPPSYTSPPLRPMPPGYAAHPYARGGTPPRPVRPGPPALGGFVPQRPQRPMIPSGFNPAFAARGPGSPPSMSPTTSPPGATSPPMRLQHPVRPSTQPSVPSDVQRVSLSDDGPVLSTGSVRQVVRGARRQTSQASTPSIPPFDASFGGSPFDK, from the coding sequence ATGAGCGCGAATCGCCCAGGAACTGGTGGTCCACCACCTCCGTTCAGGCAGGATGGCGCAATTCCCACTGTAAATGTAAATGGACAGCGGCCACCGCCCAGCGGTCCGACACTGCATCATACCCCATCCGTGTCGTTTAAAACGCCTGCCCATAACTCGGAGCCGCGGCATACACGATCATACGAGCACTTGAACGACGACGAAGTGATACAGCCCACGACTGGCCCCAAGCTGAGCCGCTGGGGCAGTACCGGCAATCGCGACCCTGAATCCGGCGCTGCGTTCCAGCGAAAACGGTCGCTTGTACGCCCAGAACGCGAGCGTCTCGACCAAAATAGCCGCTACTGGTTCTACCGGAACCATGCGGCACAGTACGAAGCGATCCATGGTCGAGCGCCCGGCGCCGGACCTTCTGCTGCGGGCAGCATTTTGCCTTCTGCCGTCCCCAACGTGGCCGCTTTGCAAGGTCCCGGACAGGGTGTGAGTGGATACGGTATTGCAGGCCCCAGCCTCTCTGCCAACAACGCGCGCAACCCCGGCTTGCGGCGTGGCAAATCGATTCTTGGACGCGATGAAGACAAGGTCGAGAGCGGCATTCATTTCTTGCGTCGCGGTGTGAGCATGCGTCGTACTGGGCGTGGAAATCCCGATCCTGCCCAgggcgacgctgcgcaagctgccCCCGTCAAGGAAGGATGCATGGAAAACGTTGCGCCTGGGCCTGTGGGCGTGTGGATGATATACTGCTACTTCCTCACCATCTGTGCACAGGCGCCTTGCCTCAGGATCTTTGGTATCAAGACGCCCGAacagcagcgtgcatggcgcgagAAGATTGGATTGATTGGTGTCATTCTTCTCTGTATGGGATTTGTCGGGTACATCACCTTTGGTTTCACCGAAACGGTGTGTGGTGTCGACCAGCGCTACGACCTTGCCGAGATCAGGGGCAACCCAGAAAGCAGTGGTATGGCTAACTTGTACGGCGAAGCGATTAGCTTGGACAAGTTCCGCCACATACCCATTCCCAACGCGCCGCCTGGCTTTGACGATGTCACCTCGGCAAAAAAAAATGGCAGCTCTATTGTGTACTCTGGCCCCTTTTACACGGCATTTAGCTATCTGAACCTCATGTTCCCCGTAACCGGCGGCGCCTGCGACGGTCTCTTGACTCCCACTACGCAAGGCGGCACCGTTCCCCGCTACTTtgaatgcggcgctgtccGTCCCGGGTATTTGAAAAACCCTTACAATGCGGAGGAAAAGACCAAGTCCACAGGCAACATTCTTGCGTACCATTATCCCCAGGCCTGCCATTCCACCCAGATACAAAACATGGTCTCCTCGGGCAAGGCGGCAGGCACGGAAAAGTTTGGTGTGATGTATTTCAAGTGGGCGGATCTTGAAGAGGCGGGCAGGAATGAAAGTATGACGGTGTGGCGCAGCAATGTGATCGACCTCAGTCTGCTGGATTTCCTGCTTCCCGGCGTAACACCGCCGCCCTTCTTtgcggagctgcgcaacaacCCCAAGTGGATTGGACGCGATATCACCGCCGAAGGCATGCGCACGAATCATACGGTAGAGTTGGACTGTCTTGccagcattgcgcgcgttgCTTCCATTGACGTCGACTCGCCTGGCTGTATAGCTTCCAAGGTCGAGCTGGTCTTGTCGATGATTTTCAtcgtcggcgccgtcgccatcAAGTTTATCATGGCCGTCATGTTTGCATGGTGCCTTTCGTGGCGCATCGGGAACTACGACAACGAATCATACGCCCAGCGGATgaagcgcgtcggcgaAATCGAGACCTGGACCGACGACATTTACCGCCCCGCGCCGGCTGGCTATCGTCCCACGGTCAAAAAGACGTTTTTGCCTAAGACCAGTCGCTTTACCTACCATCTTCCCAATCCGACGCATATGCCAAAGTCGAAGATGTCCGACAAGAAGGTGATGGCTGTCAAGCGCAATGGACAGACGCAGATGATGTCACCGCCGACCTCGCCGACGCTTACTGGCGGCcgcagctcggcgtcgcttgcgcagtCACTGCTTCCCTCCTCCCAGTCTGGCCGCTCTATGCTCTCCACGCTGGGCAGCGATTCGGCGTGGGGCCCGTGTCCTTGGCCGCTGGACAATGTTGTGCCGCAGCCACCGCCTAACTACCAGCCGTTTAATTTCCCCTTGGTGCACTCTATCTGTCTTGTCACCGCGTATTCGGAGTCATTTGAAGGCTTGCGCACCACCTTGGACAGCTTGGCGACGACCAACTATCCCAACAGCCACAAACTAATCCTCATCATTGCCGATGGTATTGTAAAAGGCGCCGAATCCGACATCTCCACGCCGGATATCTGCTTGTCGATGATGAAGGAGCTCATTGTTCCCGCTGAGGACGTCGAAGGCTACTCTTACGTGGCGATTGCAGACGGGCCAAAGCGCCACAACATGGCCAAGGTGTACGCTGGCTTCTACGACTACGACGACCAGACCGTCGAGCGCtccaagcagcagcgcattccTGTCATTCTTGTTGCCAAGTGCGGCTCGCTGGAGGAAATGGACAGCGCGAAGCCCGGCAaccgcggcaagcgcgactcGCAAGTGCTGCTCATGGCCTTTTTGCAAAAGGTGCTCTTTGACGAGCGCATGACCCTGTTTGAGTACGAGTTCTTCAACGCCATTTGGCGCGTCACCGGCGTCACTGCGGACATGTTTGAGATTATATTGATGGTCGATGCGGACACCAAGGTGTTCCCCGACTCGCTCACCCATATGGTCGCCGCCATGGTAGAGGACCCTGAGATTATGGGGCTGTGTGGCGAGACCAAGATTGCCAACAAGAGCCAGTCGTGGGTGACGATGATCCAAGTGTTTGAGTACTACATCTCCCACCACCAGACCAAAGGGTTTGAGTCCTGTTTTGGCGGCGTCACATGTCTGCCGGGCTGCTTTAGTGCGTACCGCATCAAGAGCCCCAAAGGCCCCAAGGGCTTCTACGTTCCCATCCTCGCCAACCCTGACGTGGTGGAGCACTATTCGGAGAATGTGGTGGATACTCTGCACAAGAAGAATCTGCTCCTTCTTGGCGAGGATCGATACTTGACCACGCTCATGCTTATGATCTTCCCGCGGCGCAAGATGATGTTTTTACCGTCTGCCGTGTGCAAGACCGTGGTTCCAGAGACATTCAAGGTGCTGCGctcccagcgccgccgctggattAATTCCACGGTGCACAATCTCTTCGAGCTTATCCAAGTGCGCGACCTGTGCGGCACGTTTTGTTtctcgatgcgcttcgTTGTGTTTATGGACCTGGTCGGTACTATGGTGCTCCCTGCTGCGATTGCCTTCACCTTTTACGTCGTGATTTCTGCCATTATCATTGGCGTTAAGAACGGCCAGGAGCAGGATCCTGCCCAAAAACAAGAGTTTCCCACTATGCCGCTTGTATTGCTTGCGCTTATTCTCGGTCTCCCGGGCGTGCTCATTGTTCTTACCAGTCGCCGGTTCATGTACGTGATGTGGATGTTGATCTACTTGCTCTCGCTCCCGATCTGGAACTTGGTCCTTCCCGCGTATGCCTTTTGGCACATGGACGACTTCTCCTGGGGCGCCACGCGCATGGTCGCCGGCGAAAAGAAGGGCGACGATGGCCACAGTGCCGCCGTGGGCGACTTCAACGTCACCACCATTTCCATGAAACGCTGGGCCGAgtacgagcgcgagcgccgacTTGGCTCGGGccttgcgtcgcgcgacggcgcagaCTCACTGGTGCGCTACAATACCCCCGATATCCCCGGCGTAAACCGCTTCGACTCGCAGTCCTCGGACAACTCGTCGGGGGGAAATGGCAACGaacttgcgctgcagaacaAAAGCGCCGTTCCTCACCTTGGGCCACAAACGCCCGCAGAGGAGCGCTTTCCCCGCCTCCGCAAAGACTCGGtgccgctcctcgagcttcctgcgccgctcggcgccgatACAGGCGCCCGCCCAAGACCGCCAGCCTTTACAAATCCATtcatgggcggcgcgccgcacccaCACAGCCATCCCGACGCGTCTGTACAGGCTCGGCAGCATCTGTTTGGGCCCACAGGCGCACGCCCGCCAAGCTACACGTCGCCGCCACTGCGCCCCATGCCGCCAGGCTACGCTGCACATCCATACGCCCGTGGCGGCACTCCACCCCGCCCCGTCCGTCCCGGGCCGCCTGCGCTCGGGGGCTTTGTTCCCCAGCGCCCCCAGCGCCCCATGATCCCCTCTGGCTTTAACCCtgcctttgccgcgcgGGGACCAGgctcgccgccgtcgaTGAGCCCCACCACGAGCCCGCCCGGCGCTACGAGCCCGCCCATGCGTTTGCAGCACCCCGTTCGTCCTTCGACGCAGCCGAGTGTGCCGAGTGATGTACAGCGTGTGAGTCTCTCGGACGACGGCCCTGTGCTCAGTACGGGCAGTGTGCGTCaagtcgtgcgcggcgcgcggcgccaaacgTCGCAGgcgagcacgccgagcatTCCCCCCTTTGACGCCTCCTTTGGCGGCAGCCCGTTTGACAAGTAG
- a CDS encoding uncharacterized protein (EggNog:ENOG503P6D4), producing MPRAAEGWRSGMRALTTRACAPRVTTLASHDAAALLRALHDTLSAWKVGSAQTLLFSLSKSLPRDVLADAVGLLHSKQRTSSSVGFLSAPLPPSLVQSAKLPHAISLAALSDAVPFRSTIPGAQRIAVGRVLGRQPGKPNARAERLGDNDWRTLWGKENIDLSIPPALATGRAPGAVLFASDAQPQGLLEGLDAHFPHASVLGTVTAPTPFETGRDHTLFYSTPTAHEICGEGAVGVALYGNARIERCYEALVPVGERMLVTGAKGNILSSLDHGNATQQFLRMAVQNHGARTREMGDAQVRDLSSQVRKEDEYFVGLYDAAHGSDTDVAPALIGRIVSGHPVRGTLCIETHAELGHGVQAGSSARFYAQFFRLASPAEHTPAQMPAAPRTPRCVFLTYPADGGLAIAPDPACMGAFKTHAITEFPNVFFSVSDREWIARSGGAPHGTLAGAVPYARATLYSL from the exons atgccgcgcgctgctgagGGCTGGCGGAGtggcatgcgcgcgctcacGACGCGAGCCTGTGCACCCCGAGTGACAACGCTTGCTTCgcacgatgcagcagcacttCTACGCGCGTTGCACGATACCCTCTCTGCGTGGAAAGTTGGCTCCGCACAAACGCTGCTGTTCTCCCTGAGCAAgtcgctgccgcgcgacgtgcttgcGGATGCAGTAGgcctcttgcacagcaAACAGCGCACATCGTCCAGTGTTGGTTTTctctctgcgccgcttcctcCATCGCTTGTGCAGTCCGCCAAGTTGCCGCACGCAATTTCGCTTGCTGCACTTTCCGACGCCGTTCCTTTCCGCTCGACTATTCccggcgcgcagcgcatcgcagtTGGACGTGTGCTGGGCCGCCAACCTGGCAAGCCaaatgcgcgtgcagagcgCCTCGGAGACAATGACTGGCGCACCTTGTGGGGCAAAGAAAATATAGATCTTTCGATCCCGCCCGCACTCGCGACGGGCCGCGCGCCAGGCGCCGTGCTCTTTgcgagcgatgcacagcCGCAAGGACTGCTAGAAGGATTAGATGCACATTTTCCCCACGCATCCGTTCTCGGCACGGTCACAGCGCCCACACCGTTCGAGACCGGGAGGGATCACACGCTCTTTTACAGTACGCCCACCGCCCACGAGATCTGCGGCGAGGGTGCAGTGGGCGTAGCACTCTATGGAAATGCACGAATCGAGCGGTGCTAtgaggcgcttgtgcctGTAGGCGAGCGTATGCTAGTAACAGG CGCAAAAGGAAACATTCTTTCCTCCTTGGACCACGGCAATGCTACACAGCAGTTCCTACGCATGGCCGTACAAAATCACGGCGCACGTACTCGCGAGATGGGCGATGCACAAGTGCGTGATCTGTCGAGCCAAGTACGGAAAGAGGACGAGTACTTTGTAGGGCTGtacgatgctgcgcacggctcTGATACGGACGTGGCGCCCGCGCTCATCGGCCGCATTGTGTCTGGCCACCCTGTGCGTGGCACTTTGTGCATCGAGACACACGCCGAACTCGGGCATGGCGTCCAGGCCGGGTCCAGTGCGCGATTCTACGCCCAGTTCTTCCGCTTGGCATCCCCCGCCGAGCATACGCCAGCACAAATgcccgcggcgccgcgcacaccGCGGTGCGTGTTCCTCACGTATCCCGCCGACGGCGGACTCGCTATAGCGCCGGATCCCGCGTGCATGGGTGCATTCAAGACGCATGCCATCACCGAGTTTCCCAACGTCTTTTTTTCCGTGAGCGATAGGGAATGGATTGCGCGgtcgggcggcgcgccgcatggcACATTGGCTGGCGCAGTGCCatacgcacgcgcaacACTGTACAGCTTGTAA
- a CDS encoding uncharacterized protein (COG:A; EggNog:ENOG503P3H5), with protein MALASGQQSRILYVKNMNYNTQGADLYELFGRYGAIRQIRIGTTQATRGSAYIVYEEMGDAKNALSNLNGFHLQERYIVVLYHVPSRLSGKGTISQREEELMRVKSQYGIHDE; from the exons ATGGCACTCGCGTCAGGGCAGCAGAGCCGCATCTTGTATGTGAAGAATATGAACTACAATACGCAAGGGGCGGATTTGTACGAACTGTTTGGCAGGTACGGCGCCATCCGTCAGATACGAATAGGCACGACACAGgccacgcgcggctcggcgTACATTGTGTACGAGGAGATGGGCGACGCGAAAAACGCGCTCTCCAACTTAAACGGGTTTCATTTGCAGGAGCGCTACATTGTTG TTTTGTACCATGTTCCTTCGCGGTTGTCCGGAAAAGGCACCATCTCCCAAAGGGAGGAGGAGCTTATGCGCGTCAAGTCGCAGTACGGGATCCACGATGAGTAG